In Acidimicrobiales bacterium, a single genomic region encodes these proteins:
- a CDS encoding sigma-70 family RNA polymerase sigma factor: protein MGDATDVELVERARDGDQEALDALLRRHHDRIAALCHRMCGNAADAADATQEALIAIVRGLSRFDGRAAFSTWAYRVTTNACLDELRRRSRRPVSGLEAEGPDLAARATRDVADAVAAGIDVDTALAALPLEFRTAVVLRDLCGLDYAEMAEVLDIPAGTVRSRIARGRGQLADRLAGNHDGSERRPTSQP, encoded by the coding sequence GTGGGTGACGCGACCGACGTCGAGCTCGTGGAGCGAGCTCGCGACGGCGACCAGGAGGCCCTGGACGCCCTCCTGCGCCGCCACCACGACCGGATCGCCGCTCTGTGCCACCGCATGTGCGGCAACGCGGCCGACGCGGCCGACGCCACCCAGGAGGCACTGATCGCCATCGTCCGAGGCCTGTCCCGCTTCGACGGCCGCGCCGCGTTCAGCACGTGGGCATACCGGGTGACCACCAACGCGTGCCTCGACGAGCTGCGTCGCCGATCCCGCCGCCCGGTCAGCGGGCTCGAGGCCGAGGGCCCCGACCTGGCCGCCCGGGCCACACGGGATGTCGCCGACGCCGTGGCAGCCGGGATCGACGTGGACACCGCCCTGGCCGCCCTCCCTCTGGAGTTCCGTACCGCGGTGGTCCTCCGCGATCTCTGCGGCCTCGACTACGCCGAGATGGCCGAGGTCCTCGACATCCCCGCGGGCACCGTGAGATCCCGGATCGCCAGGGGCCGCGGCCAGCTGGCGGACCGCCTCGCCGGGAACCACGACGGGTCCGAGCGACGTCCCACTTCACAGCCATGA